In Candidatus Binatia bacterium, a single genomic region encodes these proteins:
- a CDS encoding sensor domain-containing diguanylate cyclase, which produces MKQRNGAGSKRLVEATERFIRSEQKLLEVLGGRRILKKNECDHFAKDLALSAAKKRSSDVFASAIAINRKVMAVLGKGKGSDAKARVSDAEVLAELSAIAQRNAAPADALAAALGQVQRAVPFENATLFVLDRDNGTLVEAATLGERIDLIGHVRFDRGAGFSSWVAQSRKPVLLNDLHREGGSEAPTVRSFLSVPVLVQGDLVGVVNLSHSRPGAFDEESASRIALMMLPVSAMVIRLVLLREAERLGTTDEVTSLFNKRAFDRSLESEVGKAKRYGHKLSVVVLDVNASGARERAGSVTTQVLSDMGKALKRAARGSDCVSRYGADEFRILLPHTDTPEAMIAAERLRTLVEKQATARRRKITVSIGVATFPVDAQDSGSLNTRAERALLAAKRVVAEAAGPAGTRGPLDEAAAH; this is translated from the coding sequence ATGAAGCAGCGGAACGGCGCGGGGTCGAAGCGGCTGGTCGAGGCGACGGAGCGGTTCATCCGGTCGGAGCAGAAGCTCCTCGAGGTGCTCGGGGGCCGGCGGATCTTGAAGAAGAACGAGTGCGACCACTTCGCGAAGGATCTCGCCCTGTCGGCGGCGAAGAAGCGCTCCTCCGACGTCTTCGCGAGCGCCATCGCGATCAACCGGAAGGTCATGGCCGTGCTCGGGAAGGGGAAGGGGAGCGACGCGAAGGCGCGGGTCTCCGACGCCGAGGTGTTGGCGGAGCTGAGCGCCATCGCGCAGCGGAACGCCGCGCCCGCCGACGCCCTCGCCGCCGCGCTCGGACAGGTGCAGCGGGCGGTGCCGTTCGAGAACGCCACCCTCTTCGTGCTCGACCGGGACAACGGAACGCTGGTCGAGGCCGCCACGCTGGGCGAGCGGATCGACCTGATCGGCCACGTGCGCTTCGACCGCGGCGCGGGCTTTTCGTCGTGGGTCGCGCAGTCGCGGAAGCCGGTGCTCCTGAACGACCTCCATCGCGAAGGGGGCTCGGAGGCCCCGACGGTGCGCTCCTTCCTCTCGGTCCCGGTGCTGGTCCAGGGAGACCTGGTCGGCGTGGTGAACCTGAGCCATTCCCGTCCGGGCGCCTTCGACGAGGAAAGCGCGAGCCGGATCGCCCTGATGATGCTTCCGGTGTCGGCCATGGTGATCCGCCTGGTCCTGCTGCGCGAGGCGGAGCGCCTCGGCACGACCGACGAGGTGACGTCGCTGTTCAACAAGCGCGCCTTCGACCGCTCGCTCGAGAGCGAGGTCGGGAAGGCGAAGCGCTACGGCCACAAGCTGTCGGTCGTGGTCCTGGACGTGAACGCCTCGGGCGCGCGGGAGCGCGCCGGGTCGGTGACCACCCAGGTCCTGTCCGACATGGGGAAAGCGCTGAAGCGGGCGGCCCGCGGGAGCGACTGCGTGTCGCGCTACGGCGCCGACGAATTCCGGATCCTCCTGCCGCACACCGACACCCCCGAGGCGATGATCGCCGCCGAGCGGCTGCGCACGCTGGTCGAGAAGCAGGCGACCGCGCGCCGCCGGAAGATCACCGTTTCGATCGGCGTGGCGACGTTCCCGGTGGACGCGCAGGACTCCGGGTCGCTGAACACCCGCGCCGAGCGGGCGCTGCTCGCGGCCAAGCGGGTCGTGGCCGAGGCGGCGGGCCCGGCCGGAACGCGCGGACCGCTCGACGAGGCCGCGGCGCATTGA
- a CDS encoding HDOD domain-containing protein, translating to MAHLSGAPARVAAARSAARARARVHAEPPGISRRMALQRAAERTVSLPTFPAVASRLIEEVARPDATSEEIGRIVALDPALTARTLRLANSDFYGFPRKVGSVELAVLVLGPSTIRDLVLTSSVVRALGRPGSSLEGLLGHSMAAGIAARALAERAKYRLTGDAYAAGLLHDVGKVVLRESDPPRFEKVLARCRTKGVASFEAERAHFGSDHAEVGGWLAERWGLPSDIVEAIACHHRPETAARNVALASLVHIANFLAQRAGYPWAPGIDAPGLDERAWESVEPRAARREALAAELVSEVIRETEREKALFAEFRGSGEE from the coding sequence ATGGCGCACCTCTCCGGCGCCCCCGCGCGGGTCGCCGCAGCCCGTTCCGCCGCCCGCGCCCGCGCTCGCGTCCATGCCGAGCCGCCCGGGATCTCGCGCCGCATGGCGCTCCAGCGCGCGGCCGAGCGCACCGTCTCCCTTCCGACCTTCCCGGCGGTCGCCTCGCGCCTGATCGAAGAAGTGGCGCGTCCCGACGCGACCTCCGAGGAGATCGGACGGATCGTGGCCCTCGATCCCGCCCTCACCGCGCGCACGCTCCGGCTCGCGAACTCCGATTTCTACGGCTTCCCCCGGAAGGTCGGCTCGGTGGAGCTGGCCGTCCTGGTCCTGGGCCCCTCCACGATCCGCGACCTGGTGCTCACGTCGTCGGTGGTGCGGGCGCTGGGGCGTCCGGGCTCCTCGCTGGAGGGCCTCCTGGGGCACTCCATGGCCGCCGGCATCGCCGCGCGGGCGCTGGCCGAACGGGCGAAGTACCGCCTGACCGGCGACGCCTACGCGGCCGGCCTTCTCCACGACGTGGGGAAGGTCGTGCTGCGCGAATCCGATCCTCCGCGCTTCGAGAAGGTCCTGGCCCGCTGCCGCACCAAGGGCGTGGCCTCCTTCGAGGCGGAGCGCGCGCACTTCGGATCGGATCACGCCGAGGTGGGCGGATGGCTCGCCGAGCGGTGGGGTCTCCCCTCCGACATCGTCGAGGCGATCGCCTGCCACCACCGGCCGGAGACGGCGGCGCGGAACGTCGCGCTGGCGTCGCTGGTCCACATCGCCAACTTCCTCGCGCAGCGCGCCGGCTATCCCTGGGCGCCGGGTATCGACGCCCCCGGGCTCGACGAGCGCGCGTGGGAGTCGGTGGAGCCGCGCGCGGCGCGCCGCGAGGCGCTGGCCGCGGAGCTGGTCTCCGAGGTGATCCGGGAAACGGAGCGGGAGAAAGCGCTCTTCGCCGAGTTCCGCGGGTCGGGAGAGGAGTGA
- a CDS encoding FliA/WhiG family RNA polymerase sigma factor: MAFSSVLHALQNRSPRSKNRKERQKEIALSKYAPLVKYVVDRLALHLPKSVERDDLTSAAIIGLFDALEKFDASKGTKFETYAIWRIRGAILDELRSLDWASRSIRRKARTVEEAARELGQKLGRAATEEEVADALNLSPVELSRLMDEVHGTALLSLSKAVSTEDDQDYIQLEDIVDDPAQADALEVIESEQAREVLLETIDGLPEQQRLVVALYYYEEMTLKEIGEALHISESRVSQIHTRAVKTLKARLARVL; this comes from the coding sequence ATGGCCTTCTCGTCCGTCCTTCACGCCCTTCAGAACCGCTCGCCGCGCTCCAAGAACCGGAAAGAGCGGCAGAAGGAGATCGCGCTCAGCAAGTACGCGCCGCTGGTGAAGTACGTGGTCGACCGGCTCGCGCTGCACCTCCCGAAGTCGGTGGAGCGGGACGATCTGACGTCGGCCGCGATCATCGGCCTCTTCGACGCGCTCGAGAAGTTCGACGCCTCGAAGGGAACCAAGTTCGAGACCTACGCCATCTGGCGGATCCGAGGCGCCATCCTGGACGAGCTGCGCTCCCTGGACTGGGCCTCCCGCTCCATCCGGCGCAAGGCGCGCACGGTCGAAGAGGCGGCTCGCGAGCTGGGGCAGAAGCTGGGGCGCGCCGCGACGGAGGAAGAGGTCGCCGACGCCCTGAACCTGAGCCCGGTCGAGCTGTCGCGCCTCATGGACGAGGTGCACGGAACGGCGCTGCTCTCCCTCTCCAAGGCGGTCTCGACCGAGGACGACCAGGACTACATCCAGCTCGAGGATATCGTGGACGACCCCGCGCAGGCCGACGCCCTCGAAGTGATCGAGAGCGAGCAGGCGCGCGAGGTGCTGCTCGAGACGATTGACGGCCTGCCGGAGCAGCAGCGGCTGGTGGTCGCGCTCTACTACTACGAAGAGATGACGCTGAAGGAGATCGGCGAAGCGCTCCATATCTCCGAATCCCGCGTCTCGCAGATCCACACGCGCGCCGTGAAGACGCTGAAGGCGCGCCTCGCCCGGGTGCTTTGA
- a CDS encoding MinD/ParA family protein — protein sequence MTEIEIGNRAESKVERRKRPAKKARTPRAARKPVIAPPSNRPRRRIVAVTSGKGGVGKTNIVTNLAIALARQGIRVLVVDGDLGLANVDLLLGIAPQYDLQDVILGTRTVGEVVLEGPDGIRILPASSGVEELANLDEYRTEVLIRSLAELERDVDLILIDCPSGIGRNAVSLAQVADPILVVTTPEPTAFSDAYAMIKVLSRRSIRCVPALIVNEAASEEEAAAVARRVGSVAKRFLNLDIEYWGAILADESVPKSVLRQEPFLSTYPYSPAATCVYQLARRVLGMAPKETAPEPGPFTVVTSDEVPEGV from the coding sequence ATGACCGAAATCGAGATTGGAAACCGGGCCGAGTCGAAGGTGGAGCGGCGGAAGCGTCCCGCGAAGAAGGCGCGGACGCCGCGCGCGGCTCGGAAGCCGGTGATCGCCCCGCCGTCGAATCGCCCGCGCCGCCGCATCGTCGCGGTGACGAGCGGCAAGGGCGGCGTCGGCAAGACGAACATCGTGACGAACCTGGCGATCGCGCTCGCGCGGCAGGGCATCCGGGTCCTCGTCGTCGACGGCGACCTGGGACTGGCGAACGTGGATCTGCTCCTCGGCATCGCGCCCCAGTACGACCTTCAGGACGTGATCCTCGGCACCCGCACCGTGGGCGAAGTCGTGCTCGAGGGCCCCGACGGCATCCGGATCCTTCCCGCCTCGAGCGGGGTCGAGGAGCTCGCGAACCTGGACGAGTACCGCACCGAGGTGCTGATCCGCTCCCTCGCGGAGCTGGAGCGCGACGTGGACCTGATCCTGATCGACTGCCCGTCGGGCATCGGCCGGAACGCGGTCTCCCTGGCGCAGGTCGCCGATCCGATCCTGGTCGTCACCACCCCCGAGCCCACCGCCTTCTCCGACGCCTACGCCATGATCAAGGTGCTCAGCCGGCGCAGCATCCGCTGCGTTCCCGCGCTGATCGTGAACGAGGCCGCGTCCGAGGAAGAGGCCGCGGCGGTCGCGCGGCGCGTCGGCTCGGTGGCCAAGCGGTTCCTGAACCTGGACATCGAGTACTGGGGCGCGATCCTGGCCGACGAATCGGTGCCGAAATCGGTGCTCCGCCAGGAGCCCTTCCTCTCGACCTATCCCTACTCGCCCGCCGCGACCTGCGTCTACCAGCTCGCGCGCCGGGTGCTGGGCATGGCTCCCAAGGAGACGGCGCCGGAGCCGGGGCCGTTCACGGTGGTCACCAGCGACGAAGTTCCGGAGGGCGTCTGA
- a CDS encoding flagellar biosynthetic protein FliO: MTIPWIEATAFAVSAAVLYGASRIFAARPKGSPEAAEVLPLHVVSRTRVGIGRTLVLVEVDGRRLLLGSTKEHWAALADLGRAPGAATEEEAFEEIEAELLRASRAARQRRMRS; encoded by the coding sequence ATGACCATTCCCTGGATCGAAGCGACCGCCTTCGCCGTGTCCGCCGCCGTGCTCTACGGCGCCAGCCGCATCTTCGCCGCGCGTCCCAAGGGCTCGCCCGAGGCGGCGGAGGTCCTCCCCCTGCACGTCGTGTCGCGGACCCGGGTCGGAATCGGCCGGACGCTGGTGCTGGTGGAGGTGGATGGACGGCGCCTTCTGCTCGGTTCGACCAAGGAGCACTGGGCGGCGCTCGCCGATCTGGGCCGCGCCCCCGGCGCCGCGACGGAGGAGGAGGCCTTCGAGGAGATCGAAGCGGAGCTTCTCCGCGCCTCGCGGGCCGCGCGTCAGCGCCGGATGCGCTCGTAG
- a CDS encoding FliM/FliN family flagellar motor C-terminal domain-containing protein, producing the protein MSRLLTPEEIAALRGEAAYVPAPRERYHVVIDAGHADLAQEELKALRAGDVLPLTRAALSPVEVVANGTTVAYGELIALEGRAAVRVIALAGTDRRSPR; encoded by the coding sequence ATGAGCCGACTGCTCACGCCGGAAGAGATCGCCGCCCTCCGCGGGGAAGCGGCCTACGTCCCCGCGCCGCGCGAGCGCTACCACGTCGTGATCGACGCGGGGCACGCCGACCTGGCCCAGGAGGAGCTGAAGGCGCTGCGCGCCGGCGACGTGCTCCCGCTGACGCGGGCCGCGCTCTCGCCGGTCGAGGTCGTCGCGAATGGAACCACCGTCGCCTACGGCGAGCTGATCGCCCTGGAAGGACGCGCCGCGGTGCGCGTCATCGCCCTGGCCGGAACGGACCGGAGGAGCCCTCGATGA